In Anaeromicrobium sediminis, the DNA window TAATCTACACCTATTTTCTTTAAATTCATATTATCTAAATTTGGCTTTCTACCTGTGGCAACTAATATTTTTTCAAAGGATGAAAAATAACCCATATTACCATTATCTAAGTAGTGTATAGTGCCATCCTCTATCTTTTTGAGCTTTACATTTTTGTGTATTTCAATTCCTTCTCCTAAAAGAATATCTTCTATCCTTTTAGATGTTTCTTTTTCTTCTTTTTTTAGAATCCTATCTCCACGTAACAATATATCTACAGAAACTCCCAATCTATTTAGGGCTTGAGCCAACTCTATACCTATGGCTCCAGCACCAATAACTCCCATGGATTTAGGCAATTTTTCTAAGTTAAATATGGTTTCATTAGTAAGTATATAATCAGAATCTATCCCCTTTATGGGAGGAAGTTTCGGACTAGTTCCTGTAGCTATAATAAAATTTTTCCCTGTAATATTTTCACCATTAACAGAGATAGTATTTGAATTTATAAAGGAAGCATGTCCCTTTAATACAGAAATTCCTCTTTCTTCGAAGCTATGGGGTTTTTCTTCTTCATATACTTTATTTACTATGCTTTTCACATAATCCATTACATTTTCCGTATTTAATTTATATTTTAAATCTATACTATAATCCTTCAATGTAGTCACATTATAAGTCAGCTTAGCAGCTTTTATAAGGGCCTTACTAGGAACACACCCAGAGTGTGTACATTCTCCACCTATTTTATTTTTTTCCACTAATAGAACTTTCTTTTTAAATCCATTTCCAGTAAATGAGGCCGTAATACCTGCTCCACCAGCTCCTATTATTACTATGTCATAATCATATTTCTTCATAAAAAGACCTCCTTTGTGGGAATCATATATTAATGATACCCTCAAAAGGAGGTTATTATCACTTTACTATTGAAATTTTAATTAATAATTGTTATTTCTATCCTTCTATTATTAGATCGTCCTTTAGGAGTATCATTGGTATCTATGGGATTAAGTTCTCCATAACCGCTAACAGACATGCGAGATTTATCTATTCCCTTTACTTCTGTAAAATATTTTACTACTTCTATGGCCCGAGCCACAGATAATTCCCAATTGGAAGGATACTTATCCGTTTGAATTGGAATGTTATCCGTATAACCTTCTACTATAATGTTATTTTCTATTTTAGTTAACTTGTCTCCTATTTTACTAAGGGCCAATTGACCTTCTTCAGACATGGCTGAATCTCCACTGGAGAATAGGACATTATCTTTAAATCTAATGGCTATCCCCTTTTCATTTTGAAGAATATTAACCTTATCTAACATGTCATTATCACGTAAAAATTTTATAAACTCCTCTTCTGAAGTATGTATATCCTTTTCTATATTTTTAAGATTGAAAAGTTCCACAGATAAATTTTTATTAGTAGTTTTTAATTTTTCATTTTCTTCAGATAAGGTGGCCACTTCCTCCTTTAATGCATTTTTCATGGAGTATAACATATTTGTTTTTTCTTCAGATAAATTGAAGAATATAATAAAAAAGCAAAGGATTATTGTAACCATATCTGAATAAGTAATAAGCCAATTAGATGAAACATCAAAATCATCATGATATGAGTCTTTCATAAGAAGTCCCCCTTCTAGCTGGATAAGCAAGTCGTTTATCTTCTTTGAGCATAACGTTCATTTTATCAAATACATCTCTAGGTGAATTATTTTCAGATATAGATAAGATGCCCTCTTTAATAATAGTGTATCTGAGAATAATATTATCTATATAATTTTTCACCCTACCCATTAAAGGTGTGGCTATGAAATTTGCTATTAAACTTCCATAAAGGGTACTTACTAAAGCTGATGCCATATTAGTTATGATCATATTTACTTCGCCCATATTAGATAAAAGGCCAATAAGACCAAGTAAAGTACCAATAAGACCAAAGGCAGGTGAAACATGGGAAATCATTTTTAATATATTTATAGATTTATATAAGTTCATTTTTCTAGACTCAATATCTTTTATAATTACATTCTCTATGGATGCAGTGTTTTTATAGTCCCTAAGTAAAACTAAACAGTCCTTTAAAAATATATCCGATTCCACATCAGAGTAAGAAGATACTCCTAAAAGGCCATCTTTTTTTACTTTAATACTTAAATCATATAATTTTAAAATATCTTTCTCATAATCTATGGGAGTTTGAATACTATTTTTTATGATTTTTACAGTATCCATTAGGACATGAAAGGGAAAGCTTATGAGAATAGACAAGGCGATTCCTCCAACTATTATTTCTAAAGCAGTTATATTTAAAAGGGCTTTAGTAGGCACTGTAGTAAACAGGGAATGAAATACTACGCCTGATAAAAGTATGAGGATTAAATTCTTTTTGGTATTTAGATTTAAACTTTTCATAGATTCCTCCTAATTAATAGTTCCATCATTTTAAATTATAGCACAAAAGAAATAGACTTTATTAGACACCTTATAGGACTATTTTTATTAAAAACACAAAAGAATTGGTAAAATAGGAATATGGGACAATTTTTTTCTATAATACTAGGGTGAAACATTTTTAAGTATAGATAATTCACTCATTATAATGTTAGTAAGTTTAAGGTATAAGCTGGGTACATGACCAGCTTTTAATTTGTAAGGGCATATGATATAATGAAATTTATTGAAATAAATGATAATGATTTTCAATAAAATGGTTGAATGAGGTGATTCGGTGTATAAAAGATTAATACTTTTAATCATAGGTATAAGTATTATTTTTAGTGGTTGTAGTAAAAAAGTAGAACCTATAAAAAGACAGACCTATGCTCTTGGTACTATTATAGATTTTACTCTATTTGAAGAAGATGAAGACAAGGCTAATAAGGCTATAGATAGGGCCATATCAAGAATAAATGAAATTGAAAAAAATATGTCTACAAATATTGGAGAATCAGAAATAAGCAGTGTAAATAAGTATGCTGGGCAAAGAAGGGTAAAGGTTAGTGATGATACTATATATGTGATAAAAAGAGCTTTAGAATTTGGAAAAATATCTGATGGAAAGTTTGATGTTACAATACTACCCCTTATTAAGGCTTGGAATATAGGAACAGATAAGGAAAGGATTCCACCTAAAGAAGAAATTGAGTATCTAATTAAAAATATAGACTACAAAAATGTGGAAGTGAATGATGAAACTAATGAAGTATATTTAAAATCTAAGGAAATGGGAATTGACTTAGGTGGTATTGCTAAAGGATATATAGGCGATGAAGTGAGAAAAATATTTAAAGAAGATGGTATAGATTCTGCTGTAGTTAGTCTAGGTGGAAATGTTACTTTAGTAGGAAAAAAGATA includes these proteins:
- a CDS encoding OmpA/MotB family protein, whose amino-acid sequence is MKDSYHDDFDVSSNWLITYSDMVTIILCFFIIFFNLSEEKTNMLYSMKNALKEEVATLSEENEKLKTTNKNLSVELFNLKNIEKDIHTSEEEFIKFLRDNDMLDKVNILQNEKGIAIRFKDNVLFSSGDSAMSEEGQLALSKIGDKLTKIENNIIVEGYTDNIPIQTDKYPSNWELSVARAIEVVKYFTEVKGIDKSRMSVSGYGELNPIDTNDTPKGRSNNRRIEITIIN
- a CDS encoding motility protein A gives rise to the protein MKSLNLNTKKNLILILLSGVVFHSLFTTVPTKALLNITALEIIVGGIALSILISFPFHVLMDTVKIIKNSIQTPIDYEKDILKLYDLSIKVKKDGLLGVSSYSDVESDIFLKDCLVLLRDYKNTASIENVIIKDIESRKMNLYKSINILKMISHVSPAFGLIGTLLGLIGLLSNMGEVNMIITNMASALVSTLYGSLIANFIATPLMGRVKNYIDNIILRYTIIKEGILSISENNSPRDVFDKMNVMLKEDKRLAYPARRGTSYERLIS
- a CDS encoding dihydrolipoyl dehydrogenase family protein, which gives rise to MKKYDYDIVIIGAGGAGITASFTGNGFKKKVLLVEKNKIGGECTHSGCVPSKALIKAAKLTYNVTTLKDYSIDLKYKLNTENVMDYVKSIVNKVYEEEKPHSFEERGISVLKGHASFINSNTISVNGENITGKNFIIATGTSPKLPPIKGIDSDYILTNETIFNLEKLPKSMGVIGAGAIGIELAQALNRLGVSVDILLRGDRILKKEEKETSKRIEDILLGEGIEIHKNVKLKKIEDGTIHYLDNGNMGYFSSFEKILVATGRKPNLDNMNLKKIGVDYDSNKIIVNDKLQTSVSNIYAAGDIAGPYRFSHMAEYQGFIAAFNCIFPVKKKTDYSQVLWTTFTDPEISHIGYTEEEAHKKYDNIKVYTETYSHLDRAITDNEQGFVKVICHKDNIVGAHIIGNRAGELIHEIQMLKKFNIPIKKTADMIYAYPTYSDIIRKIGKKAYLDYLNNNLIVKTIKNISK
- a CDS encoding FAD:protein FMN transferase produces the protein MYKRLILLIIGISIIFSGCSKKVEPIKRQTYALGTIIDFTLFEEDEDKANKAIDRAISRINEIEKNMSTNIGESEISSVNKYAGQRRVKVSDDTIYVIKRALEFGKISDGKFDVTILPLIKAWNIGTDKERIPPKEEIEYLIKNIDYKNVEVNDETNEVYLKSKEMGIDLGGIAKGYIGDEVRKIFKEDGIDSAVVSLGGNVTLVGKKIDSSDWKVGVQNPESPRGSHIGVIQAGETNIVTSGNYERYFEKDGKRYHHILDPESGYPAENGVISTTIITIDGVSADALSTSIYLLGLEEGMKLIESLSNVECIIVTEDRNVYSSSGIKGKFNLTDDNFKLGN